Proteins from a single region of Dictyostelium discoideum AX4 chromosome 5 chromosome, whole genome shotgun sequence:
- the gtf3c5 gene encoding transcription factor IIIC-epsilon subunit → MNDETNKNNSNINNNNNNNNSSALVLVDNVRYDKAIIRPLPTKAYYGLEYPANVQNADKAIESVGGLSKISNVIKSREKEYLQLKFRPNNPTCKPTFGTKSPTCHLLLRVRPNKQQTQTQTQTQTQDNNEEMNSPKPTIQSPKTTSRSKQQQQQQQPQENEKFDATIIALVPSTIRFDGLCDFQYLIKSDNNNTKSESDNVNDSSSSSSSKTVPITKQKDQYYVQQYSDNNEIMKDEPMNLIPPLFSRIDFPQNYLFKANPNAQFDKTSKQFVFAKQTTRKATGHAKFNNVIPVAPQELPKVFGVNELMKKTRDILVALFEKRPIWLYISLLDKVQKEGGLVAHTKRVLPSLAFNFVDGPWRKCWVKLGFDPRIHPETSQYQTIDFRISEQDNHYPSNQPSKNNNNNNNNKDSIKNKEKDNSNKEDKEHKEDKEDKQEEDKENNETDNNEKSNKIDEESRDNTKNTDGGEDKNNKNIVEKKNNNEKGDDNNIDDGDEIMKNKEDENGEGNNNNNNNNNNKEGVSEVQKLGRGHKDEKLIIQNGVSGETKINPSRKKLLDINTFEFNSQLPTSSSSLSSSSTQPLLLLKGGSGDDAQDFYQAPVYDYTFKTAPSMLSNLYQIIDIEEPSIAEYWASVKIQSTCQKKFGWFSESSFREGLERMKARFGVMDNKMRFKSRSNTSTATTTSTKSTQPKSTQPKEPKLKSTQPKEPRPKGRPRKYAIKKDKNNNNNVDNNNDDSIDKMDLDDEETTTKSNKQNKEIDESLKNDTLAQMEKDNEYLHGKNEEIEIEIDGGVVGGFDYDDDDDDEDKPFELLDDFDGTDNIQMKQIDDFFGTQTNEDSEEDESDFDEEEEEEEEDFEFEESE, encoded by the exons atgaatgatgaaacaaataaaaacaactcaaatataaataacaataataataataataatagttcagCATTAGTATTAGTTGATAATGTAAGATATGATAAAGCTATAATTAGACCATTACCAACCAAAGCATACTATGGATTAGAGTATCCAGCGAATGTTCAAAATGCAGATAAAGCCATAGAGTCAGTTGGTGGTTTatcaaaaatatcaaatgtAATTAAATCACGTGAAAAAGAATacttacaattaaaatttagaCCAAATAATCCAACTTGTAAACCAACATTTGGTACAAAATCTCCAACTTGTCATTTACTATTACGTGTCAGAccaaataaacaacaaacacaaacacaaacacaaacacaaacacaagataataatgaagaaatgAATTCACCAAAACCAACAATACAATCACCAAAAACAACATCAAGAagtaaacaacaacaacaacaacaacaaccacaagaaaatgaaaaattcgATGCAACAATCATTGCATTAGTACCAAGTACAATTAGGTTTGATGGTTTATGtgattttcaatatcttATTAAatcagataataataatacaaaatcaGAAAGTGATAATGTGAATGAtagttcatcatcatcatcatcaaaaacAGTACCAATAACTAAACAAAAGGATCAATATTATGTTCAACAAtatagtgataataatgaaattatgaAAGATGAaccaatgaatttaatacCACCATTATTCTCAAGAATTGATTTCcctcaaaattatttattcaaagCTAATCCAAATGCTCAATTCGATAAAACATCAAAACAATTTGTTTTTGCAAAACAAACTACTCGTAAAGCTACTGGTCATgctaaatttaataatg TAATCCCAGTTGCACCACAAGAATTACCAAAAGTATTTGGAGtaaatgaattaatgaaaaagacAAGGGATATATTAGTTGCACTTTTTGAGAAAAGACCAATTTGGTTATATATATCATTATTGGATAAAGTTCAAAAAGAGGGTGGTTTAGTAGCTCATACTAAAAGAGTATTACCATCATTAGCATTCAATTTCGTCGATGGACCTTGGAGAAAATGTTGGGTTAAATTAGGTTTCGATCCAAGAATTCATCCTGAAACTTCTCAATATCAAACAATTGATTTTAGAATTTCTGAACAAGATAATCATTATCCTTCAAATCAaccttcaaaaaataataataataataacaataataaagacagcattaaaaataaagaaaaagataatagtAACAAAGAAGATAAAGAACATAAGGAAGATAAAGAAGATAaacaagaagaagataaagaaaataatgaaacagACAACAAtgaaaaaagtaataaaattgatgaagAAAGTCGAGATAATACTAAAAATACTGATGGTGGCGAAgataagaataataaaaatattgtagaaaaaaaaaataataatgaaaaaggtgatgataataatattgatgatggtgatgaaattatgaaaaataaagaagatgAGAATGGTgaaggtaataataataataataataataataataataaagaaggTGTAAGTGAAGTTCAAAAATTGGGTAGAGGTCATAAAGATGAAAAACTTATAATTCAAAATGGTGTTAGTGGTGAAACTAAAATTAATCCAAGTAGAAAGAAACTTTTAGATATTAAtacatttgaatttaattcacAATtaccaacatcatcatcatcattatcatcatcatcaacacaaCCATTACTACTTTTGAAGGGTGGCAGTGGTGATGATGCACAAGATTTCTACCAAGCACCAGTGTATGATTATACATTTAAAACTGCACCTTCAATGTTAAGTAATCTCTATCAAATCATTGATATTGAAGAACCATCGATTGCAGAGTATTGGGCATCTGTAAAGATTCAATCAACttgtcaaaaaaaatttggttgGTTCTCAGAGTCTTCATTTAGAGAAGGTCTAGAAAGAATGAAAGCAAGATTCGGTGTAATGgataataaaatgagattTAAATCAAGATCAAATACATCCACCGCTACCACTACTTCTACTAAATCAACTCAACCAAAATCAACTCAACCAAAAGAAcctaaattaaaatcaacacAACCAAAAGAGCCTAGACCTAAAGGAAGACCAAGGAAATATGccattaaaaaagataaaaataataataataatgtcgATAACAACAATGATGATAGTATTGATAAAATGGATTTGGATGATgaagaaacaacaacaaagagtaataaacaaaacaaagAAATTGATGAATCATTAAAGAATGATACATTAGCTCAAATGgaaaaagataatgaatATTTACATGGAAAGAATGAAGagattgaaattgaaattgatggtGGTGTCGTTGGTGGATTcgattatgatgatgatgacgatgatgaggATAAACcttttgaattattagatGATTTCGATGGTACGGATAATATTCAAATGAAACAAATTGATGATTTCTTTGGTACTCAAACAAATGAAGATAGTGAAGAAGATGAATCAGATTTtgatgaagaggaagaagaagaagaagaagattttgaatttgaagaaagtgaataa